In Vespula pensylvanica isolate Volc-1 chromosome 2, ASM1446617v1, whole genome shotgun sequence, the genomic window CATTTTCAGGAAACCAGCCGGGTTTGCAAGTGCATTGATTTGGCCCAGTGCATTCGCCCCCGAAACAGCCTTGCTCGCAATGAAAATCGCAATTACCGTTCGTAATGTTACGCTTGTAACCCTCGCAGCAGTCCAAAATCGTTATGAATCCATGACTATGAGCCTGATTTTacagaaaagaacaaagaagttcttttttcaattttcgttTTAGTACGAATATCAcaataaatgaaaacgaagataCTCACATAGTCCTGATTGTCCTGCGGCAAAGGGATCGTATTGTAAGGCACTCCGCTAGTCGTATTATAAGCCAATGCATGATTGTATCTAAACATGAATATTGTTTTTGGGACGCATATAACGTAGATATTCTTGCGGTCAGAGGTCGTCTAACATTCTCTCGATAAGTAAATGAGAAATGCGCGAAGGGGTACGCATCATGCAACCTTGATCTCGATTCGTATCTTTTGCGAGTATTTCAACGGcaaaaattctatttcattttctttcgattagcATTTTTTCGGTATCTTACAAAATCTTGCGTTTCAAAGTTGTTGTACccttacattttttaaatcatcttctataatatacttacatagatATTTAGTATAGATACAATGTTTATTTGAAAGATATATTCAATACaaatatatgcattatatgTTTTAAGTGAAATATTAAggcaaaaatacaaaatcaatGATTTTCGTTTTCGAAAGGAGTTGTAAATGTTTTACTTACGGGACTGTTTTGTAGCAAAGCACGCTATTGTTGTTCCCACCGTACTGATTGGCGCTCGTTGGATAACGAGGACGATGGCCTCCCTTGACACCCTCGATTGCCCAGGTACCAGCAACTACTAGAGATGCGAGTAAAATCGTACCGATCAGAAATCGCTTCATGTTGAATGAACTGCGATCTGAACAAGACTGAGATTTACATACGCCTTTCGTGTTTTCGATTGCGCTGCTAACGCAATCTATTCGATAAGAACAATATACAGAGGTCATAATTTTTCGCATCTTTAACAAGAACTTGTATAAGATGTTTCTAAAATAATGTCATGAAATTTACTAGCTTAATCTAATAATACAAGGCTATGTATTCGATATCGTTCATTATATTGTAGATACGttccaaattattttatatacgcaATGTATGAATATTTAGGAATTCTTTTAGCTTtgaaatcttaaaaaattttacaaatttggTATATATCACCTTAGAAATAACTTGTATACTACATGAGCGATTCTGCTATTCGCGGAAATGTTTATTGATCTTGCTGTGTCTCGGTATTAtgttgaaattattcgatctatcgggatttttaattgaaaaggaaaaaaagaattttgcgATGTAAGCAATTTTGTTTTAAGCATTATCGCTTTTTTATGCATCGACACAATTTTCTGGTCTtcctcttatttattttctttctttctctttttaatgatGACTCATTGAGAAGGACGTGGGGTGACGAGATAAGATTTGAATGCATAATGACAGTTATACTGCCCTGATTTTCATACGTCGATAAGGAAAAGTTATCTGGGATTAGtcgaatatatcataaattagatatatacatatataaaaaatggttTTAGttttcgttataataaaaaactaaatatataatataacatttatacgaAGTAAATAACGTAATCTATTCTATCGTACACATATGAATTTCGACATCTTGGGTttggaatttttaattacgagaCAGTACAAAATAAGTATTACATTTCTAAAactatatctattatttatctataataacGAACACTGACGACTTCGTTACAAAATCCTACCACTGATAAGactgtttttatataaaataatttcgaatagtaattagaaatattagtCATTTTCAAATACGACATAACATTTTATCTCTCCTTCAAAATAAACAACGTCCAGTTTTGATTCGATGCATGTAGCTCGAGGAAATAGTTTGACGTAagcttataaaaaagaagaaaaataaaataaataacggcGTTAATTTCTCTGAATTCTACGCGTTACgctgaataaatttattactcgTTAGGAGGCGTGTACTGTTCGGACCGTTTGAGAACAGTCATCGCCGtggtttaattttttattattttcttgaatcAATGATCAATAATTTACGTGCAGCCTTGTGTGTTCAATTGCTATGCTTAAGGTCAAAAACCAGTTCGGTCGGATTTTCCTTGGAGAATTTTGTTTTGAACACTGCTggcacgtacatacatatacttttcTGTTTATTCACGCCTATTACTTCAATAATGAATGATTCGTTTTATTCCGtatgataaaagagagagagagagagagagagagagagagagagagagagagagaaaagagggataaagagagagatatagtcGAGTAGCGAGTTAATCACGTTTGAACGGATCACGTGCTTTTACGCTCGCAGAAGCCCGTCGATTGCAAAGGAATCTCGTCATAGAGGTGTTCGCCGTTCGACTCGAAATCCGTGTGAAGGCGTAGCAAGGTCGTTGGTGGCCTGTCATAATGATCTTCTTGCAGCAGCTCTGAAATGTGGAAATGGTGAAAGTCGATTTAGAACgtaatttcgattatatatagtatatttgttaagaatatttttctttagcttACCACGAAGATGACCGGAAATTCGAAGGCCGATCGTTGCGGTACCATTAGAGTAACTACTTACGGGTTCGATATTTATACTAGCTGGTAAGATTGTACCGATTTGTTCAGGATTCGAAAAGAAGTCTGGATTCGTACGTACAGGAATCtcttaaacattattataacttgttaaatgttttaatagCACACAAGCAGGAATAtgtaaaaagtattaaaatgcATGTTGATCAATAGTACATTGAATTTCAAGggatttagtttttttttttaatttagattcATTATAAGGTAATCTTTGCAAAAGCGAGCAAAATTATCAAAAGTCATCGAGTGAGGGTTACGTGAACGCGAGAGAAATAAGTGAAGTCAAGGACGTACAGATTTCACTGGCAAGTATTATCGCAAAAGGAAGCGTGAATTACGTATCAACTAAGAGAGAACGTTGTAACGTCGTTGACACTACTTACGAGGTAAAGCACTATCAATGATCGTTGAAATCCTTCCGGGTGGTCGTTGCCTCTTGCTTTCACATTCGttattcttctccttctcgtcgTTGTAGATAGAAAGTCGTACAGTCTCAAAAAGTTTCGTCCTTGTGTGTATGATCGTCACGATTGCTATTGACATTAGACTGAGAAACACGATTGATGCGATAATAATCAACGCGACGTCCAAGGGGATCGATGCCGCTGGTGTAACGTCTTCTGTCGAAAAGACAAAATTCAAATCAATTTCAgctttactttctttcacgAATATACGGACCTTTATGAATAGTTTTGACGTAATCAGTTTTCAGTGGTAGGTCATTACGaagttcttccttttcctctaaATGTTCCAAAAAGGCATCCTTTAAAGCGAACttatttcgatctttcgttAGAATAGTCTTTTGTCGTTCCGGAACAGAGACAAGGACGATCAACGGTCGAATCGTGCTGGTGCTCATGATATCATTTTCTTGATTATGCGTTTTAGTTTTAACATCGAATACGGTAGAACGAAAGGTTGGTTCGCTGTTCGTGCTTTCGAAACTACTATCCGTGCTCGATGGTGTGACATAATTATCCCATCCTATGAACGCGATTGTTGGAAACTACTTGGGAACTAATAAAAGCTCTTACAGTATCTAATCatgataattaaaagttataCAGAGTGAGTCATGTAACTTGGTACCAGTCGATATTTTGccgattttaatgaaagaaataaaaaaagaattttttgtgTTGAAAAAACGACGATAGTTCACGACCATTCTATTTTAcgtaattcattaatttataacaagTTACAATGATTCGTTAAGAgcttttattatcgtcatataaaaaatgcatACCTTCTTCCACGATACGTTCGGTCGTCCAAGAAAGATCCGTCGTTCCTTTTTCGAATTCTATGATTTTCGTACTGAATAATCGAACTGCATTTGTGGTTTCAGACGTGGAATGTATATTGGTAAATGTGAAAGTACAGTGTCCGGTTTCAGGATGACAATAATTGATATGTCCCTTACAGTTGCAGAAGTTTTCACATCCTCGACCCCAGCGCTGTGGTGGACAATTCTTTTCACATCTAATGATAACAATTATGATCATccatattattgtatttaaaataatatacagaaTACGACATAAATGCTATAAGGAAATGAAACGTCGTTGAATAATAGTGATTTAATATTACCTTGGTCCCCAGAAACCTGGTGGACAACGACAAGTACCATTTTTAGAATCGCAAATAACGTTTTCGGCGCATTCGCATTTTTCCATGCACTGCACGCCCCATGATCCTGGAGGGCATTCTAGAAAATAGGCTGAGAGATTAGTTTTTCGGGCATAATTTTCGCTCATAATTATACttgatctatttatttatatgcatttctatattatttttaattgttgaaaatgaaataaatatatttcgaggaatttatatatattgtactacgtacaatttgtttcttcagtttaaaatatttttcaaaattcagTAGAAAATtccattcttattttattacggTCGAACAATCGTATTTGAAGTTCTAAACGATTTTCGATTGCTTCTATAATGTCAATTCTCTTTGAATCGTTTCGAGTCGAGAGAGTTCCCTTGTGTTCGAGCTTCTTGAAACTCGTCGGGAAAGTGAGGACTTCGTAACTTCCGCGCATCCGTAACTTTCGAAGAGTCCTCGATCgtggatataatatttatccaGACGGATCGCGAGTGCCCACAACGCGTTTTAGTAACAATACGAGTGGCTCTATTGAAATATGCTTTGGCAATAACGACAGATATACATAACGGACATCGAGCAAGGGATATTCTTGCTTCTTTCAGGCAAACGCTATTACAAAACGTGTATGCGTAATGTGAAAAAACGTTCTATTCTTGGCTTGCTATTGCTTCTAcatatttttccttcctctcttattATGCAGCGTCATCGTGGGAAATATGTCTCTTCACTTTGAAAGGATCGACGTCAAAATTGTTGCGTCaaacgcgaaagaaaaagaaatcaagtttaaaatttacatagataaatGTGCATCGATTTTAATATGATCGACTTTGGAAAAgttctttatttacttattttcttttattcgtcaCTTGCGGTTTTTCTCCTTGAGCTATCAAAATCAAGATAGGGACGCAATTGCGAAAGAGAACGTGTCTCATTATTCATAGCGCACCTATGGTGCCACATTTACGCGCTAATTATTCACATTCCAGCGTTTAACGCGACATTAACGTTTAGACTATACGTGCGGCATGTTCtttagatagaaagaaaattgtaatgtAAAAATGAGGTGCGTGCTTGTAACACGCTGTAAACTGTTTGTTAAATGGGTTAAATAGTTTTGCGCAAGGATTCCGCGAATTGCAAAAAACTGGTCCATCCTTGGACTATTCCCGCaaggatattatatataaatttataatgaaatatgttgAATAACGCATCTAGAAATAATCTCCGAGTGATTAGAGTTCTTCGAATGATATGAATTTCGCGTTAAAGCTGAGAATATTCTAATAATcgagtattttttattattttaataatagagcCGTACTTCGTATATTCGTATAGATACGAACGTTAagctaaagaaaatatactacAAGTAATCACGAACGGCCAAGCCATTTGCTTTTTTGTTAGGAAATCGTTCTAACAACGATGACGTCGAGCGGAAAAACTCTCGATTATCGCGATTCGCGTTTGAACACGCgtattttaaaaaacatttttttcttattttctctattttaatttGCTTTGGCAATCTTTGTAATTCGGGAAGGTCGGTTCGTTTCGCCGAGCGTGAAATTTATTCGTCCTATCGCGGTACAGCTTTGTGTGTTTTATATTTGTAGGGTATATTTACAACTTTGGATTGTTCTCATTCGAGCATCGAAAATGTTAACAAGTAAATTTGCAAAAGCTATTATAcgaaatgattcttttttaactaAGATTTTTCCACGATCTTTTTGAGCGTCGTAATGAAATTACGCGTGTTcctgtaatttatttttattggtgGAACAGCGGATTATGCAGATTTCCTTGATTATCCAACGTTAATTCGAGCTTAGTAGGTTAGCCCAAGAGTATTGAATCCAATCTAAACATGTATTCAGAGTCTTGTCTTGTAGTATCGTGTTTCTAACGTTACTCAACATCGATGAATTTGCTTCTCGCAATCTCGCCCCTTTGCACGCTGGATCGATTTAACCCATCGATTATGTTACGATATTCATGAAAGgtttcctttatatattatatttttcaatatacatatatctacatacgtaataatatacgtatatacatacgtatttgtaTACGTAACAACTAATTCagtaacattttataaaatggttatataaatatcttacaaAATAAAGTCGAATATATCACTTTGAAGTAGCGGGATCTTCAAAGTGgatgatttataattataattcataatcgtctaatttgaaatttataatcatcCATTTTGAGAGTTACCAAACATTAAAGTATTTCTGTTGTGCAAGAAAGCCTGTGGCTTCCGATTAAAGAAATGATGATTCTATAAGGTGTTTCATTTTAAACAATATGACCAAATATACCTCATTctattaattgtataaaaatatatttcaaatgaaaactGCTAAGTTTTGAAAAGGAAATGTAGTACATATTGCAGTTATTTCGTAGAGAGCGCTGTTGTCAAGATGCGAAAGTGATAACATctttttaaatggaaatcgatatttcaagTCTAACAAAAGTTgtagaaaatatcaatatgaATTCAAGgagtattttaatatacctttttattgatatttcatcGAGTTACGGCATTTTGTAGTTTAAGAAACTGTACAATCCTAGTAATctgattaaatttaataaacatctATAAATATCTGATAactaatgaatttattaatcaatttttttcttgctttcttttgtttatttatttatttatttttgttcatatatttttaaagttgtAATCATATGAATCACGGTGCTCTCCAGCagtcaaaaaatattattgcgaTTACACAGTTTATTAATCTTCAAGGCGTCATaactcgatgaaatatcgGTAAAATACTGTAGATATTCGTTGAATTCGCATTGATATTCTATACAACATTTGTTCGActgaaaatatcgatttccatttaaaaaagGTGTCATGAATTCCGTATCTTGACAACAGTGCCAGTTACAAAATAGCTGCAATAAATGTTACATTTCCTTCTTAAGAcctaatgtatattatttaaaatatttatttatacaaccAATAAGATTTGAGATATTTGGTCATATTGTTTAAAATGAGACATCCTGTATagattttatcttctttaaaagtctcctcattattttttctttttttttcttttgcttgaATAAGCGGTGTTAGAATTTAGTATAGAGATATTTACATCTacatctgtttctttttttttttccattaagcTTTGTCATTAGAAgacacgaaaaagaaagaacgaagaatgaCAAAGAGGTTCGATGCTTGCCA contains:
- the LOC122626883 gene encoding uncharacterized protein LOC122626883 isoform X2, which gives rise to MNIFGEWLFLLWTIKASYALSIDHICTRTENYTITSMETYVQPVVVNTYTWCLQVPPRCPRMRTEMRQRYRIKSEVKTRKVKECCEGYKRLEIRDKKDGDASCVPFCENCLAGVCVSPNKCQCDPGYQGTDCSKECPPGSWGVQCMEKCECAENVICDSKNGTCRCPPGFWGPRCEKNCPPQRWGRGCENFCNCKGHINYCHPETGHCTFTFTNIHSTSETTNAVRLFSTKIIEFEKGTTDLSWTTERIVEEGWDNYVTPSSTDSSFESTNSEPTFRSTVFDVKTKTHNQENDIMSTSTIRPLIVLVSVPERQKTILTKDRNKFALKDAFLEHLEEKEELRNDLPLKTDYVKTIHKDVTPAASIPLDVALIIIASIVFLSLMSIAIVTIIHTRTKLFETVRLSIYNDEKEKNNECESKRQRPPGRISTIIDSALPQIPVRTNPDFFSNPEQIGTILPASINIEPVSSYSNGTATIGLRISGHLRELLQEDHYDRPPTTLLRLHTDFESNGEHLYDEIPLQSTGFCERKST
- the LOC122626883 gene encoding uncharacterized protein LOC122626883 isoform X1 yields the protein MNIFGEWLFLLWTIKASYALSIDHICTRTENYTITSMETYVQPVVVNTYTWCLQVPPRCPRMRTEMRQRYRIKSEVKTRKVKECCEGYKRLEIRDKKDGDASCVPFCENCLAGVCVSPNKCQCDPGYQGTDCSKECPPGSWGVQCMEKCECAENVICDSKNGTCRCPPGFWGPRCEKNCPPQRWGRGCENFCNCKGHINYCHPETGHCTFTFTNIHSTSETTNAVRLFSTKIIEFEKGTTDLSWTTERIVEEGWDNYVTPSSTDSSFESTNSEPTFRSTVFDVKTKTHNQENDIMSTSTIRPLIVLVSVPERQKTILTKDRNKFALKDAFLEHLEEKEELRNDLPLKTDYVKTIHKEDVTPAASIPLDVALIIIASIVFLSLMSIAIVTIIHTRTKLFETVRLSIYNDEKEKNNECESKRQRPPGRISTIIDSALPQIPVRTNPDFFSNPEQIGTILPASINIEPVSSYSNGTATIGLRISGHLRELLQEDHYDRPPTTLLRLHTDFESNGEHLYDEIPLQSTGFCERKST
- the LOC122626883 gene encoding multiple epidermal growth factor-like domains protein 10 isoform X4, yielding MNIFGEWLFLLWTIKASYALSIDHICTRTENYTITSMETYVQPVVVNTYTWCLQVPPRCPRMRTEMRQRYRIKSEVKTRKVKECCEGYKRLEIRDKKDGDASCVPFCENCLAGVCVSPNKCQCDPGYQGTDCSKECPPGSWGVQCMEKCECAENVICDSKNGTCRCPPGFWGPRCEKNCPPQRWGRGCENFCNCKGHINYCHPETGHCTFTFTNIHSTSETTNAVRLFSTKIIEFEKGTTDLSWTTERIVEEEEKEELRNDLPLKTDYVKTIHKDVTPAASIPLDVALIIIASIVFLSLMSIAIVTIIHTRTKLFETVRLSIYNDEKEKNNECESKRQRPPGRISTIIDSALPQIPVRTNPDFFSNPEQIGTILPASINIEPVSSYSNGTATIGLRISGHLRELLQEDHYDRPPTTLLRLHTDFESNGEHLYDEIPLQSTGFCERKST
- the LOC122626883 gene encoding multiple epidermal growth factor-like domains protein 10 isoform X3, which produces MNIFGEWLFLLWTIKASYALSIDHICTRTENYTITSMETYVQPVVVNTYTWCLQVPPRCPRMRTEMRQRYRIKSEVKTRKVKECCEGYKRLEIRDKKDGDASCVPFCENCLAGVCVSPNKCQCDPGYQGTDCSKECPPGSWGVQCMEKCECAENVICDSKNGTCRCPPGFWGPRCEKNCPPQRWGRGCENFCNCKGHINYCHPETGHCTFTFTNIHSTSETTNAVRLFSTKIIEFEKGTTDLSWTTERIVEEEEKEELRNDLPLKTDYVKTIHKEDVTPAASIPLDVALIIIASIVFLSLMSIAIVTIIHTRTKLFETVRLSIYNDEKEKNNECESKRQRPPGRISTIIDSALPQIPVRTNPDFFSNPEQIGTILPASINIEPVSSYSNGTATIGLRISGHLRELLQEDHYDRPPTTLLRLHTDFESNGEHLYDEIPLQSTGFCERKST